The following proteins come from a genomic window of Thermocrinis jamiesonii:
- the hpf gene encoding ribosome hibernation-promoting factor, HPF/YfiA family, producing the protein MNIEFVGKAVQWTDAMKSFVESKLERFSRLLKEAEEDQVEVVVTLSASRAKHKEYAGESRPTVYRVDLDLYLKTWGGGVIHAWEEDIDVFSALDKVLDEAERQIIKLKQRRLEQRRRGAKIKEEVINAMIAPSEEREKPQIIEEELVIEKPMSEEDAILELQESGVYFLPFIDAKTGELKIAYRKRGGSFGILNTKCKEISQKI; encoded by the coding sequence ATGAACATAGAATTTGTGGGAAAGGCGGTTCAGTGGACAGACGCTATGAAGAGTTTTGTAGAAAGTAAGTTGGAAAGGTTTTCTAGGCTTTTAAAAGAAGCGGAAGAAGATCAAGTAGAAGTTGTAGTAACCCTATCCGCTTCAAGGGCAAAGCATAAGGAATACGCAGGTGAAAGCAGACCTACAGTTTATAGGGTTGATTTGGATCTGTACTTAAAAACCTGGGGCGGTGGGGTCATCCACGCATGGGAGGAGGATATAGACGTATTTTCCGCATTAGACAAGGTGCTTGATGAAGCGGAAAGGCAGATAATAAAGCTAAAACAGAGAAGATTGGAACAAAGAAGGCGCGGTGCTAAGATAAAGGAAGAAGTTATAAACGCTATGATTGCACCTTCTGAGGAAAGGGAAAAACCTCAGATAATTGAGGAAGAGCTGGTAATAGAAAAGCCCATGAGCGAAGAGGATGCCATCCTTGAGCTTCAAGAAAGTGGTGTCTATTTTCTACCTTTTATAGACGCCAAAACAGGAGAATTGAAAATAGCTTACAGAAAAAGAGGGGGAAGTTTTGGTATATTGAACACTAAGTGTAAAGAGATTTCTCAGAAAATCTAA
- a CDS encoding ribonucleotide-diphosphate reductase subunit beta, with amino-acid sequence MERVLIFNPKGDRSASKRRIVFGNPTNIMELNNIKYQWAYDLYKTMGFTNFWIPEEIPMLEDKKQYEKLLSEHEKRAYELVLSFLIALDSYQVNMLKEFARYLTAPELVMAITSQEFQEALHSYSYQFILESVVDPRKADEIYNYWREDEKLMERNKVIAELYNEFIRKPNEENFIKAVFGNYVLESLYFYSGFAFFYTLGRQGKMLNTVQQIKYINRDELTHVTLFRNIINTLKEESPELFTPEINRWVYEFFKFATDKEIEWGKYVTNNQILGLNDKLIERYIKYLSNLRLSQIGYKPLYPEVTENPMKWIDQFRTINDTKTDFFQAKPQTYAKRSELRW; translated from the coding sequence ATGGAAAGGGTGCTAATTTTTAATCCAAAAGGGGACCGTTCCGCAAGTAAAAGAAGGATCGTCTTTGGAAATCCAACCAACATAATGGAGCTTAACAACATAAAATACCAATGGGCATACGATCTATACAAAACCATGGGTTTTACCAACTTCTGGATACCGGAAGAAATACCAATGCTGGAAGACAAAAAGCAATACGAAAAACTGCTGTCTGAACACGAAAAGAGGGCATACGAACTTGTGCTGAGCTTTCTTATAGCCTTGGATAGCTATCAAGTGAATATGCTAAAGGAGTTTGCAAGGTATTTGACCGCACCAGAACTCGTAATGGCTATTACCTCTCAGGAATTCCAAGAAGCGCTACACTCTTACTCTTATCAGTTCATACTGGAAAGCGTGGTTGATCCAAGAAAGGCAGATGAAATATACAACTACTGGAGAGAAGACGAAAAACTTATGGAAAGAAACAAAGTAATAGCGGAGCTTTACAACGAATTCATAAGAAAACCTAACGAAGAGAATTTTATAAAGGCGGTTTTTGGGAACTATGTGCTTGAAAGCCTTTACTTCTACTCTGGTTTTGCCTTTTTCTACACGCTGGGAAGACAAGGGAAAATGTTAAACACTGTCCAGCAGATAAAGTACATAAACAGGGACGAGCTAACGCATGTGACACTTTTTAGAAATATAATCAACACTTTAAAAGAGGAATCGCCTGAGCTTTTCACTCCTGAGATAAACAGGTGGGTTTATGAGTTTTTCAAGTTTGCGACAGATAAGGAAATAGAGTGGGGCAAATATGTGACCAACAACCAAATTCTTGGGCTAAACGACAAGCTTATTGAAAGATACATAAAGTATTTGTCCAACCTTAGACTTTCTCAAATCGGCTACAAGCCTCTCTATCCAGAAGTTACGGAAAATCCTATGAAGTGGATAGATCAGTTTAGAACGATAAATGACACAAAGACGGACTTCTTTCAAGCAAAACCCCAAACTTACGCCAAAAGAAGCGAGCTGAGGTGGTGA
- the rpsU gene encoding 30S ribosomal protein S21 has translation MVLVVVEENEPFEKALKKFKRIVEKEGILTEVRRRQFYEKPSEKRKRRERQARKRIIKAMKKRNLI, from the coding sequence TTGGTATTGGTGGTGGTTGAAGAAAATGAACCCTTTGAAAAGGCACTCAAGAAATTTAAGAGGATAGTAGAAAAAGAAGGAATACTAACAGAAGTAAGAAGACGCCAGTTTTATGAAAAACCAAGCGAGAAAAGGAAAAGAAGAGAACGCCAAGCGAGAAAGAGAATAATTAAGGCTATGAAGAAGAGAAATCTTATCTAA
- a CDS encoding 6-pyruvoyl trahydropterin synthase family protein: MKWQISKTFRFEAGHRVWKQNLTHGRGSNFSLGKEIPVNKCVNLHGHSYVLEVVLGSDSLSEQDMVIDFYHVKNALKDLIDTIDHSFIIDVNDPMYPELKQLAEKYGALKIFPVDFCPTAEALAKFFYDFLKQKLKEANLLEEVKVIKVVLWETATSKAEYSENVL, from the coding sequence TTGAAGTGGCAGATATCAAAGACCTTTAGATTTGAAGCAGGACACAGGGTTTGGAAACAAAACTTAACGCATGGGAGAGGTTCAAACTTTTCCTTAGGAAAGGAAATACCTGTAAACAAGTGTGTCAACCTACATGGACATAGTTATGTCTTGGAAGTGGTTTTGGGTTCGGATAGTCTATCCGAGCAGGATATGGTAATAGACTTTTATCACGTCAAGAATGCCCTAAAAGATTTAATAGACACCATAGACCACAGCTTTATAATAGACGTAAATGACCCGATGTATCCAGAACTCAAACAGTTGGCAGAAAAGTACGGAGCATTAAAAATATTTCCCGTAGACTTTTGTCCTACAGCGGAAGCCCTTGCCAAATTCTTTTATGATTTCTTAAAGCAAAAACTAAAAGAAGCAAATTTGTTGGAAGAGGTTAAAGTAATAAAAGTCGTCCTTTGGGAGACCGCAACCTCAAAAGCGGAGTATTCGGAAAACGTGTTATAA
- the panD gene encoding aspartate 1-decarboxylase, with translation MRRFLLKSKIHRARITGTELHYEGSLSLDAGLMEAADLLPYEKIEVYNINNGVRFSTYVIPAPKYSGEVRLNGAAARLGAVGDIIIIASYGLFDQEELSGFKPTLVYVDEFNRIKEVKREILEELV, from the coding sequence ATGAGGAGGTTTCTGCTAAAATCTAAGATACACAGAGCGCGTATAACTGGCACAGAGTTGCACTACGAGGGTAGCCTGTCCTTAGATGCAGGCCTTATGGAGGCAGCAGACCTTTTGCCTTATGAAAAGATAGAAGTATATAACATAAACAATGGAGTTAGGTTTTCCACTTACGTTATACCCGCACCTAAGTATTCTGGAGAAGTGAGGTTAAACGGAGCTGCAGCAAGATTAGGAGCAGTGGGAGACATAATCATAATAGCATCCTATGGCCTTTTTGACCAAGAGGAGCTGAGCGGTTTCAAACCAACACTTGTATATGTGGATGAGTTTAACAGAATAAAGGAGGTAAAAAGAGAAATATTGGAGGAGCTTGTTTGA
- a CDS encoding Crp/Fnr family transcriptional regulator: MAKVTSAEGKIKDLRKLHLFEDLSENELKQAIQYMQEKTFKKGEYLFFEEEAEPGIYILLDGLIKLLKETHDAKIVIVRLVYPGDIFGWIEWGKRTPKNTYTAKAITESRTLYISNKDFINLAIKHPAIAIKMTCEATATLLQTYETLKSIAGGKVEERIAKVLLEIADRIGKKYEDTIVIDAPLTRNDIAEMTGTTVETTIRVMSKWKKMGIINTERGFIEILKRRELERLSV, from the coding sequence ATGGCAAAAGTTACTTCTGCAGAAGGGAAGATTAAGGATTTAAGAAAACTGCACCTTTTTGAGGACCTTTCTGAAAATGAGCTTAAACAAGCCATTCAATATATGCAAGAAAAGACCTTTAAAAAAGGTGAATATCTGTTTTTTGAAGAAGAGGCAGAACCTGGCATATACATACTTCTTGACGGATTGATAAAGCTTTTAAAAGAAACTCACGATGCAAAAATAGTAATAGTTCGTCTTGTATATCCGGGCGACATATTCGGTTGGATAGAATGGGGAAAAAGAACTCCCAAAAATACCTACACAGCTAAGGCTATAACAGAATCAAGAACCCTTTACATATCTAACAAAGATTTTATAAACTTGGCCATAAAACATCCTGCCATTGCTATTAAAATGACCTGTGAGGCTACTGCAACCTTGTTGCAAACATATGAAACTTTAAAGAGTATAGCGGGCGGTAAGGTAGAGGAAAGAATCGCAAAGGTCCTTTTAGAGATAGCAGACAGAATAGGTAAAAAGTATGAGGATACCATAGTCATAGATGCTCCATTGACGAGGAACGACATAGCAGAAATGACCGGCACCACTGTGGAAACTACCATAAGGGTAATGAGTAAGTGGAAGAAGATGGGCATTATAAACACCGAAAGGGGTTTTATAGAGATACTTAAACGTAGAGAGTTGGAAAGGTTATCGGTTTAG